Proteins encoded within one genomic window of Arachis ipaensis cultivar K30076 chromosome B08, Araip1.1, whole genome shotgun sequence:
- the LOC107610710 gene encoding zinc finger CCHC-type and RNA-binding motif-containing protein 1-like, which produces MTYDDLRGSLLVFENTYLKKDTKKKGVALKSVTESLDEESSDDLSNDDFVLFGKKIRRMMKQKERNKGGSSRKPKRDLSKVICHNCREVGHYKFDCPKLKKEDKPKSEKKKGLMASWEDLENDSEEEEESDRKSQTCLMAD; this is translated from the coding sequence ATGACCTATGATGATCTGAGAGGAAGCTTACTTGtttttgaaaacacttatttgaaaaagGATACAAAGAAGAAAGGGGTTGCTCTCAAATCAGTCACTGAATCTTTGGATGAAGAATCCAGTGATGATTTATCTAACgatgattttgttttgtttggtAAGAAAATCAGGAGAATGATGAAGCAAAAGGAACGAAACAAAGGAGGCAGTTCAAGGAAACCAAAAAGGGATTTAAGCAAGGTCATTTGCCACAACTGCAGAGAAGTTGGGCACTACAAGTTTGATTGTCCAAAATTGAAGAAAGAGGACAAGCCGAAAAgtgaaaagaagaagggactcaTGGCGTcttgggaagacttggagaatgactctgaggaggaggaagaatcAGACAGAAAATCTCAAACATGTCTCATGGCCGATTAA